In the Clostridium sporogenes genome, one interval contains:
- a CDS encoding lactate dehydrogenase, translated as MKILAYCVRPDEIDSFKKFSDQYGHTVDLIPDSFGPKVAHLAKGYDGISILGNDTCNREALEKIKDCGIKYLATRTAGVNNIDFDAAKEFGINVANVPAYSPNSVSEFTVGLALSLTRKIPFALKRVELNNFALGGLIGVELRNLTLGVIGTGRIGLKVIEGFSGFGMKKMIGYDIIENEKAKEYIEYKSLDEVIKEADIITLHTPLTDDNYHMIGKESIAKMKDGVFIINAARGALIDGEALIEGLKSGKIAGAALDSYEYEQGVFHNNKMNEIMKDDILARLKSFPNVVITPHLGFYTDEAVSNMVEITLMNLQEFELKGTCKNQRVCK; from the coding sequence ATGAAAATTTTAGCTTATTGTGTAAGACCTGATGAAATTGATTCATTCAAAAAGTTTTCTGACCAATATGGACATACTGTTGATTTAATACCAGATTCTTTTGGACCAAAGGTAGCTCATTTGGCTAAAGGATATGATGGTATTTCAATTTTAGGAAATGATACTTGTAACAGAGAAGCTTTAGAAAAGATTAAGGATTGTGGTATAAAATATTTAGCAACAAGAACTGCTGGAGTAAACAATATAGACTTTGATGCTGCAAAAGAATTTGGCATAAATGTAGCTAACGTTCCAGCTTATTCTCCTAACTCAGTTTCAGAGTTTACTGTAGGACTTGCATTATCCCTAACAAGAAAAATTCCTTTTGCATTAAAAAGAGTAGAACTTAACAATTTTGCACTAGGTGGATTAATAGGAGTAGAATTAAGAAATCTAACTTTAGGAGTTATAGGAACTGGAAGAATAGGGTTAAAGGTAATTGAAGGTTTCTCAGGCTTTGGTATGAAAAAAATGATAGGTTATGATATTATAGAAAATGAAAAAGCTAAAGAATATATTGAATATAAATCTTTAGACGAAGTGATTAAGGAAGCAGATATAATAACATTGCATACACCTTTAACAGATGACAATTATCATATGATAGGAAAAGAAAGCATTGCTAAGATGAAGGATGGTGTATTCATAATAAATGCAGCACGTGGAGCATTAATCGATGGTGAAGCTTTAATAGAGGGATTAAAATCTGGTAAAATAGCTGGAGCAGCTTTAGATTCTTATGAATACGAACAAGGTGTTTTCCATAACAATAAAATGAATGAAATTATGAAAGATGATATATTAGCAAGACTTAAGAGTTTCCCAAATGTAGTTATTACACCTCATTTAGGATTCTATACAGATGAAGCTGTATCTAATATGGTAGAAATTACTCTTATGAATTTGCAAGAATTTGAATTAAAGGGAACTTGTAAGAATCAAAGAGTATGTAAGTAA
- a CDS encoding amino acid permease, producing the protein MSTGKKNMTDEVKHKKSGIPIYLGIASVWFGAHCGPGVASGKQTAVFYSEFGKWAFITPVIAMLLMGLCIYYSVEYARLTKAKNFRELTDNLFHPYEKVFSTFFEITFMATVLMVVGGCIATGAAVLNEYTGLSIVIGSIILVVVTILLSMYGANLVRSASTVMTVFIILCLIAMVVLGLLSSQGDFTGSWKTKSFSDVSPMKAIIMAIVYTGFQSAGNIANAVSVSEGIESKKESRKAAILGTILNSLLILGIVFLLFAYPESIKKTLPNYFVADKVGSSALLFSYVVMVLLAVMSTNVSFSFAVVARYGEKLPMKPGIKRDFVITSILMILCVVVSALGLDAIVSKGYKYLGYACIFIVVIPVILVGFKKTRTQYKNECNGKFKM; encoded by the coding sequence ATGTCCACAGGTAAAAAAAATATGACAGATGAAGTGAAACATAAAAAATCAGGTATTCCTATATATTTAGGAATTGCCAGTGTATGGTTTGGAGCACATTGTGGTCCGGGAGTAGCTTCAGGAAAGCAGACAGCTGTTTTTTATAGTGAATTTGGAAAATGGGCATTTATAACTCCAGTTATTGCAATGTTGTTAATGGGGCTTTGTATTTATTATTCTGTAGAATATGCTCGTTTAACTAAAGCAAAAAATTTTAGAGAATTAACTGATAATTTATTTCATCCATATGAGAAGGTGTTTTCTACATTCTTTGAAATTACATTTATGGCAACTGTTCTTATGGTTGTAGGAGGATGTATAGCTACAGGTGCAGCAGTTTTGAATGAGTATACAGGTCTTTCTATAGTCATAGGAAGCATAATACTAGTAGTAGTCACCATACTTTTGTCAATGTATGGTGCCAATTTGGTACGCTCAGCATCAACTGTTATGACAGTATTTATTATACTTTGTCTAATAGCCATGGTAGTACTTGGTTTACTTTCTTCACAGGGAGATTTTACTGGTAGCTGGAAAACTAAATCTTTTAGTGATGTTTCACCGATGAAGGCTATAATTATGGCTATTGTATATACTGGATTTCAATCAGCTGGAAATATTGCAAACGCTGTATCAGTTAGTGAAGGTATAGAAAGTAAGAAAGAATCTAGAAAAGCAGCAATTTTAGGTACAATATTAAATTCATTACTTATTTTAGGAATAGTATTTTTATTATTTGCATATCCAGAATCAATAAAGAAGACTTTACCAAATTATTTTGTAGCAGATAAGGTTGGTTCTTCTGCATTATTATTTTCATATGTGGTAATGGTATTACTTGCAGTTATGAGTACAAATGTTTCTTTTTCATTTGCTGTAGTTGCAAGATATGGAGAAAAACTTCCTATGAAACCAGGAATAAAAAGAGATTTTGTTATAACATCAATTCTAATGATATTGTGTGTGGTAGTATCTGCTTTAGGATTAGATGCTATTGTAAGTAAAGGTTATAAATATCTAGGATATGCTTGCATATTTATAGTGGTTATACCAGTAATATTAGTTGGATTTAAAAAAACAAGGACTCAATATAAAAATGAATGTAATGGTAAATTTAAAATGTGA
- a CDS encoding D-2-hydroxyacid dehydrogenase, which translates to MKIIMYSVREHEKPAIKKWLAGNPNVEIDLCTEALSEDTVCKSKGYDGIAIQQTNSIGGQTVYSTLKKYGIKQIASRTAGVDMIDLNMASDNNILVTNVPAYSPNAIAELAVTHTMNLLRNIKTINKRIAFGDYRWSADLIAKEVRSITVGVVGTGKIGRTSAKLFKGLGAKVIGYDAYPDKKLEDKNILTYKNSLEDLLKESDVVTLHTPLIESTKHMINKNNLKYMKPDAFIVNTGRGGIIKTEDLIEALEENKIAGAALDTFENEGLFLNKVINPTKIPDPQLDKLLKMDQVLITHHVGFFTTTAVQNMVDTSLDSVIEVLKTNDSINKVN; encoded by the coding sequence ATGAAAATAATTATGTACAGCGTGCGTGAGCACGAAAAACCAGCTATTAAAAAATGGTTAGCAGGAAATCCTAATGTTGAAATTGATCTATGTACTGAAGCTCTTTCTGAGGATACTGTCTGTAAATCAAAGGGATATGACGGGATCGCAATTCAACAAACAAATAGTATAGGGGGCCAAACTGTTTATTCTACACTTAAAAAATATGGAATTAAACAAATAGCTTCAAGAACTGCTGGAGTAGATATGATTGATTTAAACATGGCTTCAGATAACAATATTCTTGTTACTAATGTTCCTGCTTATTCTCCAAATGCCATTGCAGAGCTTGCTGTAACTCATACAATGAATTTGCTAAGAAACATTAAAACTATCAATAAAAGAATAGCTTTTGGTGATTATCGCTGGTCAGCAGATCTAATAGCTAAAGAAGTAAGATCCATAACAGTTGGTGTAGTAGGTACTGGGAAAATAGGAAGAACTTCAGCCAAGCTTTTTAAAGGATTAGGTGCAAAAGTTATAGGTTATGATGCTTACCCAGATAAAAAATTAGAAGATAAAAATATACTTACTTATAAAAATTCATTAGAAGATCTTTTAAAAGAATCTGATGTTGTAACTTTACACACACCTCTTATAGAAAGTACTAAACACATGATAAATAAAAACAACTTAAAATATATGAAACCAGATGCTTTTATAGTAAACACTGGTCGCGGTGGAATCATCAAAACTGAAGATCTTATTGAAGCCTTAGAAGAAAATAAAATAGCTGGAGCTGCACTTGATACATTTGAAAATGAAGGATTATTTTTAAATAAAGTAATTAATCCAACAAAAATCCCTGATCCTCAGCTTGACAAGTTATTAAAAATGGATCAAGTCTTAATAACTCATCATGTTGGTTTCTTCACTACTACTGCTGTTCAGAATATGGTAGATACTAGCTTGGATAGTGTTATAGAAGTCTTAAAAACTAATGATAGTATAAACAAAGTAAATTAA